A window of the Streptomyces sp. NBC_01351 genome harbors these coding sequences:
- a CDS encoding amidase domain-containing protein, producing MGRPPERRGREPPLRGLNHRRPGYLNQSYNLRPGDILFFRFKGDSVYNHTAVVTGHSRGVVLIAQHGYNDHSKPLVKPRRSLRAGLVSALALGVLTSCSADYDADDARYAGDYSSHPPLAVVGYPSTGTLGITQQVVWRIADGKADELASLGDPDHDRAATRKTAENWIASFGKGARGKVTAEFYDEGSYRQMVVPYLHDTGQIKEINVRPVSDDHRDVYRVSMAEPDPGEATAVQPWLPKTPGELGSKTVR from the coding sequence CTGGGCCGGCCTCCCGAGCGCCGGGGCCGCGAACCGCCCCTGCGCGGGCTGAACCACCGGCGGCCGGGCTACCTCAACCAGTCCTATAACCTCCGTCCCGGAGACATCCTGTTCTTCAGGTTCAAGGGGGACTCGGTGTACAACCACACGGCGGTCGTGACGGGCCACAGCCGAGGTGTCGTCCTGATCGCCCAGCACGGGTACAACGATCACAGCAAGCCGCTGGTGAAGCCGCGACGGTCCCTGCGGGCCGGCCTCGTGTCGGCACTGGCGCTCGGCGTGCTGACCAGCTGTTCGGCGGACTACGACGCGGACGACGCGCGGTACGCCGGGGACTACAGCAGTCACCCGCCGCTCGCCGTGGTCGGGTACCCGTCCACGGGAACGTTGGGCATCACCCAGCAGGTGGTGTGGCGCATCGCCGACGGCAAGGCCGACGAGCTGGCGTCCCTGGGCGACCCCGATCATGACAGGGCAGCCACCCGGAAGACCGCCGAGAACTGGATCGCGTCCTTCGGCAAGGGCGCCCGCGGGAAGGTCACCGCGGAGTTCTACGACGAGGGGTCGTACCGGCAGATGGTCGTGCCCTACCTGCACGACACAGGTCAGATCAAAGAGATCAACGTCCGGCCCGTGAGTGATGACCACAGGGACGTCTATCGGGTGAGCATGGCCGAGCCGGACCCCGGTGAAGCCACGGCCGTCCAGCCCTGGCTGCCGAAGACGCCGGGCGAGCTCGGTTCGAAGACCGTCCGGTGA